AATAAGAAGCCAAATATTGCAACGGAATTAATTGAATATACTTTTGATGATTTTTACAAAGTTCTTCATAACGCTGTGCTCCAGATAATTTCTGAAAAGAAACCATCCGTTTGTGCAGGTTTACAAATTCTAATTCAGTCAGTTTCCTTCCTGCTTCCTGCCAGTTAAAACCTGATTGGTAGAGTTTTTCTAAAGCTTTTCGATCTAAAACCTGCAATTCTGTATCTGTTAAAGCCTGAATATTTTCTTCTGCTTTTTCTTCTGTTATAAAACTGGCAAAAGAGGCCATAAATTCATTTTCGAAAGCAAAACAATTGGTGATTTCGTCACCTTTATGATTGACAAAAAAGGAACGGAGAATTCCTTTTTCAATAAAAACTATTTCGTTGCAAACCTGATTTTCAGTCAGTAAAAGCTCTCCTTTTTTTAAGGTGCGAAACGTAATTAAATCATCTAAAAGACTTAATTCGTCACCAGAAAAATTTTGAATGGATTGAAAAACAGTTTTCATAAACTATTCATTTTAAGAAAAAATCCTGCCAATTCTTTTGTCTGGAATAAGCCATAACATTGCAACTGTAAAATAAGCTGCTCCAGAAACCCACTGGTTAAAGAATGCCGTAACAATTCCGATAACGTATAAAACTAAGGAAATTTTGCCCTTATAATCTTTGTTAAGTGCTTTTCTTAAAGCTGAATTAGCCCCTTCGGCACACATTATAGTATATTGCAGAATAATATAAGATATTGCAGAAAGAAGCAGTACAACTCCATACATTGTCATTGCAGCCTTTTCAAAATTATGTTCTCCCATCCAAGCGGTAGAAACAGGAATTAAAGAGAGCCAAAACAAAAAGTGCAGATTACTCCACAATACTTTTCCGTTTACTCGTGATAAACTATGAAGCAAATAATGGTGATTATTCCAATATATTCCAACATAAATAAAACTCAAAATATAGCTTAAAAACTTAGGGATAAGCGGTTTTAAATCTGCAAATTGATGTCCTTCTGGCGCTTTAATCTCCAAAATCATGATCGTAATAATGATTGCCAAAACACCATCACTAAAAGCTTCTAGTCTGCCTTTATTCATTAAAAAAAATAGTATTAAATTTTACCGTAGTACATTGCTTTTACGATACCATCAGAAAGTCCGATTTTAGGAACATAAATCTGGCGTGCACCACTCCATTTCATTGCATTTAGATAAATTCTAGTGGCATGGATAATTACGTCGGCACGGTCGGAATTCAGACCTAATTCGGCAATTCTTTGTTCGTATGTCAGCGAATTTAAAAATGCATATTGGGAGTTAACATAAATATACGAAAGCGGTTTTTCCTGCTGTTTCCCAGACATTTTAAACAACTTATTGATGTTTCCTCCAGAACCTATCAGCGTTACTTCATCGTAATCGGCTGTGTTGGTTTTAATCCATTTTTCTATTTCATCCCAAACCACATCATGAACCATGTTATTTAATAAACGAACCGTTCCTGCTTTGAAAGATCTTGAAGTAATCATTTTTCCGTCCGAGAATAACGTAAACTCGGTACTTCCGCCTCCAACATCCACAAAAAGATAAGTTTCGTCCGATTTGATTAAATGATGCAAATCTGTCGAAGCAATAATTGCCGCTTCTTTTTTACCATCAATAATCTCGATTTTTATGTCGGCTTTTTTCTTAATTAAAGCCACGACTTCTTTTGCATTATAAGCTTCGCGCATTGCAGAAGTTGCAAATGCCATATAACGCTCTACCTTATGTACTTTCATCAAAAGATTGAATGCTTTCATAGCATCAACCATTCGCTCAATATTTTCTGGTGAAATTTCTCCAACTGTAAAGGCATCTTGTCCTAAACGAATTGGCACACGAACAAGTGAACTTTTGTTAAACTGCGGTTCTTTGCCTTCTTGTTCCACAACGTTAGCGATCAAAAGCCTCATGGCATTCGAACCGATATCTATCGCTGCAAACTTCCTAATATTAATCATGCTCACTTTATGATTTAAAAATTGGTATTTATTATTAATTTACTTTTTGAGGAACCTCTTCTAATATTGCTACTTTATTCTGATAATATTTATAGGTTTCAAATTGTGCTCTAAATGGGGCATGATGGTTTTTAGGCTTATATTTATTATCTAATTTGTATGAATGATATCTTACTTTTACGTTTCCTTTCCACGCAATATTGAAGTTATCGATCAATTCTTTCTTAATTTCTAGGTCATAAATTGGACAGGTGACCTCTACTCTTCCGTCAAGATTTCTAGTCATAAAATCGGCAGACGAAATGTATACTTCGGTCAAACCTGCATTTCCAAAAATGTAAACTCTCGAATGCTCTAAGTAATTGTCTACAATACTTATTGCTTCAATGTTTTCGCTCATTCCTGGAATTCCTGGAATTAAAGAGCAAATTCCTCTTACTTGAAGCTGGATTTTTACTCCCGCATTACTTGCTTCGTATAATTTATCGATCATTTTAAAATCGGATAAACTATTCATTTTTAATTTTATATGTGTTTTTCTACCTGCAAGGGCATGCAGAATTTCACGATCGATCAGTTTTATAAATTTAGTTCTTGTGTAATGAGGCGATACTATTAAATGCTTGTATCTATGAACTCTATAATTGATGTCGAAAAACTCAAATATTTTAGATATATCTTTTAGAATTCCCTGATGGCATGTAAGCAATGTTACATCGGTATAAATTTTTGCTGTTGACTCGTTAAAATTTCCAGTTGAAATGAATCCGTAACGACGATTTTTACCTTCTTCTAATCTTTCGATTACACAAATTTTACTATGAACTTTTAATCCTTTAATCCCAAAAATAAGTTCAATTCCTTCTGTCTGCATTTGTTCTGCATAAGAGATATTGGAAGCTTCATCAAAACGTGCCTGAAGTTCTATTTGCACTACTACTCTTTTGCCATTTTTAGCAGCATTTATTAAAGAGCTAATTACTTGAGAATTTTTAGCTAAACGATACAAGGTTATTTTGATGCTTGTAACTTTCGGATCTAAAGCAGCTTCACGCAAAAATTTGGTTAAATAAGAAAACGACTGATAGGGTGCATGAACTAAATAGTCTTTTTTACTGATTTTTTCTAAAATACTACCTTCTAAACTTAAACCTGGAACTGGCATAGGTTCATTTGGTTTGTATAATAAATCGTATCTGCCAAGGTTTGGAAAACTCATGTAATCGCGACGATTATGGTATCTTCCTCCCGGAATTATACTATCTGTTTCTACAATTTTCATTTTATCTAAGAAAAACTGGAGCGTATCTTCTTCAATTAAATTATCATAAATAAAACGAACAGGCTCTCCAATACGACGGTCTTTTACAGAAGAAGCGATTTTTTCAAGCATACTTTTACTCAAATCACTATCTATATCTAATTGTGCGTCGCGGGTAATTTTGATCATGTGGGCAGAAACACTCTTATAATCAAATATATTAAAGATGTTTTTCAGTTTGAAACGAATAACATCATCAATTAAAATAACATATTGCTTTTCGTCTTCAGAAGGAAGTACAACAAACCTGTTGATGGTTTTTGGAATTTCTATTAAAGCATAACGAACCTCATCATTTGCCAATTCTAAACGAACAGCCAGATAGCCTAAAGTATCTTTAAGAATTGGAAAAACGGCTAGATCATTTAAAATAATGGTTACTAACTCTGGGCTTAATTTTTGGTTATAAAAGTCTTTTAAGAAACACTCTTGTTTTGGCGTAATCTGTGTTTCATTTATAATAAAAATATTCTCAGACTCAAGCTCGGCTTCAATATTGCCGAGAATACGCAAACTTTCAGATTGTTGCTGAATTACGATTTCGGTAATATCTTTAATTAATTGATGAGCAGAAATACCGCCTAAATATTTTTCGCCAGAAATACCTGAGAGGCTTAATCGCCTAATAGCTGCATATCGAACTCTAAAAAATTCGTCTAAATTGTTTGAAAAAATTCCAACAAAACGCAGTCTGTCTAAAAGTGGCACTGTATTGTCTGCTGCTTCCTGAAGCACTCTTGCATTAAACGCTAACCAGCTTTTTTCTCTATCGATATATTTCTGTTCGTACACTGTTATTATTTTAAATCTTTGGGGAAAATAGTTTTATGTGTTTTGCCCTTATGGATCGTATCCCAGCTGTTTGCATCAAATTGTAATGATACAAAGCCAGAAGTTGGAACATTCTCTATAAAAACATCCCCAAATTTATTAACAAAATTTGTAATAGCCTCGTTATGTCCGAAAAGAATAACGCTTTCAAAACTATTATCACACGATTTAATAACTTTTTCGAGTTGTTTTTCATCGAAAGTGTATAAATCATCTCTAAAAACAATGCTTTCTAAAGGATAAGATATGTTTTGCGCAAAAATTAAAGCAGTTTCTGAGGCTCTCGCAGCTGTACTGCTCCACATTATATATGTTTTAGGAAGATACTCTGAAATATTTAATGAAACATCATGCGCATCTAAAATCCCCCTTTTCATTAACGGACGGTCAAAATCTTTTAATGGTGCTTCCCAGCTAGATTTGGCATGACGAATTAAAATAAGATTTTTCATAAACAGCAGAATTTAAAAACCTGAATTGCAGGCCATTTTTAATTAAGTTCTAATTTACAAAAGAAATTTTAAACCTTCTCCTTTTTTTATTTCTGTTAACATTATAACGAAATTTTAACAGGAATAAACAATTCGTAAAATGTTAACATCTATAAAATCATAGAAAAATAAAAATTGCATTTTATGTACTTCATCTATAAAATTAGTATTTAGTCGATAATGTGACAGTTCGTAAAATTTTAACTAAATATTTGATTATTAGTTATTTATATTATTTCAAACAAACCAATTCTAGCTAATAAAGCAAAAAAATGTACGAAAAAATTTCACTTTTTAGAGTTAAAAAAAAGTGTTTTTGAGTCAATTTTTGATAAAAAAACAACACTTCAACGAGTTTTTAGGTTAGTTATAGATAAAAAAATAATATTAGAAAAACTCTAATATAACTTTGATTCTGTTAAAATTTCATAAATACTTTAAAACTAAATCTTAAGTTATGAAAACAAAATCTACTCTTGAAAAAGCAGTAAAATTTGTAAGCAATTGTAAGTTTATTTTTTTCTCGAAGAAAAATATCTTTAGCAAAAACATTTTTAATCTGCTTTGCTTATTAATTACTTCAATTGCGTTTTCGCAATCTGGTTCGTGTAATTCTGAAATAACTATTGACGGAGAGAATTATCAAAAGTACAATGGTTTTGAAGTTTCGTTTTTACTACAAGTTAAAAATACTGGAAGCAATACAGATACTTATCAGCTGTCTGCTGAGAACTTTTCAAATTTTCCAGAAAACCCTGATGGCAGTACCACAAAAAGCAATGTTTTAATGAACAATAGGCTGGAGAGCAAAAATTATGCTCCCCTGAATAAAACACTTACACTTTCTCCAGGAGAAACTGCTGAGTTTTATGTAAAACTAAGTTTGGCTGATATTTCTAACCTAGATCAATGGAACGGCACTTCGGTCACAGTCACTTCTACCACTTGTCCTGACAGTAAAAGCCAAACTGTTGTTCATACCTATATTCCTCCAAAAAAGACAAAAGGTATTGGATTTACTGTGCCATCATTAGACCTAAAAAACAACACAACTCCCAAAACAGTAAGTGCTTTTTACTACTCTATGTAGGTATAAATCGTTTTCAGTTAGTTAAAATATGATATCAATATTAAACTTTTTAATATGAAAAACTTTACTTTCGAAAAAAGAATAAAAATCCTCCTAAGTTTTCTATTAAGCATTTTGTTTCTTAATGTTTATGGCGGAGAAGGAAGCAAACAAACAACTCCTGACACTAATCATAGGGCTTCGCTTGCGATAAACAATAGCACTTATGGAAGTTTTGGCAGATATGGTTCGACAGACGCACAGCGATTGTATATTCGAATTCAAAACCCAAATAGCGAAAAAGTATATTTAGGTTTTAGCAGAGCTAGAAGATCAAGTCCAACTGGTACCGAAATTACTTCTAGATTTAGAATCATGAGACCCGATGGAAGCGTAGCATTTGCAAACTACAACTTGGATGGCAGCTCATCGAACATAACAGGTACTGAAGCCCAAAGACTTACCAGAGCGCAAAATGGTCCAAATGGTATAGACGGAGTTACTTCTGCTGGATATACTCCTATAGTTTTTAATCCAAATGGCATGCCTGCCGGTGATTACTATATCGAATTTGAGAGCACAACTGATGGTAGCAGTACTGAAATCTACTATAACTATTACGACATTACAGTTGCCAATACTTCAAACAATTCAATTCCAGGGCGTATTTATTCAAAACGCTGGGCTTTTGCAATGGATGATGTTGAGACCGATTTTAATGGTGCCTTTTATGTTTTTGCTCCTGATAATGGTTCTACAACTGGAGCCGTTACTCAAAACGGTTTTGTAAATAAAATCAATTTTAATGGTGCTGGTTTCAGACCTTGGTATTTTAATGTGGCTTTTAATAATACAGGTCCAGGAAATTCAGGAAATGCTGCTAATGATCAAAAAAGTATTTATAACGCACCGAATGCTACACAAATGAGTCCAAAATATGAGGTCTTCTTAAATGATCCTGATATTAATATATGGAAAAATGGAACCTATAACGGTAACATACAAATTAACGGAATTACCAATTGTGGTATTGGTGAAAGTAATATAAACATTAGTGTTTTTAAAAGCGGAACTATCGAAATACTTCTTGACTTTAACGGTGGAGATGGAATTTATACTCCAGGCACAAAAGATGTACTAACTACCCAAACTGTTACAGCATCGGGAGCTCCTCCTTATGCCGTAAGTGTTCCTTGGAATGGAAAAGATGGTTTAGGAAATACCATAGCACAAGGAACTTCGATACCAATAGTAGTTACTTTTGGACAAGCTGCTTTCCATTTTCCGATATATGATGTAGAAGAAAATCAATATGGTTTCTCCTGTACAACCGTTAGACCTGCAGCTCCATCTGGATATGTTTTAAAATTCTACTGGGACGACAGCAATATTACGTATACTGGAGGTACTTTTGACGCCAAAGTAAATCTTACTGGCTGTACACCAAACGGTACTCCTCCAAGTAATTGCCATAGATGGAATGGGTTTAACGACAATAATAATGGTTCGCCTCAATATGGAAATTTAAATACCATAAATACATGGTGGTATGCCAATCGAGATTTTGTAACTTCTAACATCGTTTTACCTCCATTCTACACTGTTGCACTAGGAACAACAAGCAATGTTACTTGTTTTGGCGGTAATGATGGTAAAATTCAGATTAATGTAACAAACGGAACTGGTCCGTTTAAGTATTACATCAACGGAGAAACAACAGTAAATACTTTACAGAGTTTAACTGCTGGAACTTATAATATCAAAGTTGTCGATGCAAATGGCTGTTCTGCAAATATTAATGGCGTTGTAATTACACAACCTGCCGCGGCAGTAACCGTTGCCAAAACGTCTCAAACGGATGTATTATGTTTCGGAGCCTCAACCGGAGCCATCAACATAACAGCTTCTGGAGGTGTGGGACCGTATACTTACGACTGGACTGATCTTACAGGAACCACTGATCCTGAAGACAGAACTGGACTTATTGCAGGAACTTACACCGTAACCGTAAAAGATTCTAAAGGATGTACCTCTGCCCCTCTTGTCGTGACAATCACACAATCAGGTTCAGCAGTAGCATCTGCTAAAACTTCCCAGACTGATGTATTATGCTTTGGCGCTTCAACGGGAGCCATCAACATAACAGCTTCTGGAGGTGTAGCCCCTTACACGTACGACTGGGCTGATCTTGCGGGAACCAATGATCCTGAAGATAGAACAGCATTGCCTGCAGGAACTTACACCGTAACCGTGAAAGATGCAAACGGATGTGCTGCCACACCGCTTTCTGTAACCATAACACAGCCTGCTTATGCTGTAGCCTCTGCTAAAACTTCCCAAACTGATGTATTATGCTTTGGCGCTTCAACAGGAGCAATAAACATAACAGCTTCTGGAGGTGTAGCGCCTTATACTTACGACTGGGCTGATCTTGTGGGAGCCAATGATCCAGAAGACAGAACAGCACTTCCTGCAGGAACTTACACCGTAACCGTAAAAGATGCAAACGGATGTGCTGCCGCACCGCTTTCTGTAACCATAACACAGCCTGCTTCTGCAGTAGCTGTTGCTAAAACTTCCCAAACTG
The Flavobacterium humidisoli DNA segment above includes these coding regions:
- a CDS encoding Crp/Fnr family transcriptional regulator, which produces MKTVFQSIQNFSGDELSLLDDLITFRTLKKGELLLTENQVCNEIVFIEKGILRSFFVNHKGDEITNCFAFENEFMASFASFITEEKAEENIQALTDTELQVLDRKALEKLYQSGFNWQEAGRKLTELEFVNLHKRMVSFQKLSGAQRYEELCKNHQKYIQLIPLQYLASYLGITPRHLSRIRKAIV
- a CDS encoding TMEM175 family protein, with the protein product MNKGRLEAFSDGVLAIIITIMILEIKAPEGHQFADLKPLIPKFLSYILSFIYVGIYWNNHHYLLHSLSRVNGKVLWSNLHFLFWLSLIPVSTAWMGEHNFEKAAMTMYGVVLLLSAISYIILQYTIMCAEGANSALRKALNKDYKGKISLVLYVIGIVTAFFNQWVSGAAYFTVAMLWLIPDKRIGRIFS
- a CDS encoding Ppx/GppA phosphatase family protein, whose protein sequence is MINIRKFAAIDIGSNAMRLLIANVVEQEGKEPQFNKSSLVRVPIRLGQDAFTVGEISPENIERMVDAMKAFNLLMKVHKVERYMAFATSAMREAYNAKEVVALIKKKADIKIEIIDGKKEAAIIASTDLHHLIKSDETYLFVDVGGGSTEFTLFSDGKMITSRSFKAGTVRLLNNMVHDVVWDEIEKWIKTNTADYDEVTLIGSGGNINKLFKMSGKQQEKPLSYIYVNSQYAFLNSLTYEQRIAELGLNSDRADVIIHATRIYLNAMKWSGARQIYVPKIGLSDGIVKAMYYGKI
- the ppk1 gene encoding polyphosphate kinase 1; the protein is MYEQKYIDREKSWLAFNARVLQEAADNTVPLLDRLRFVGIFSNNLDEFFRVRYAAIRRLSLSGISGEKYLGGISAHQLIKDITEIVIQQQSESLRILGNIEAELESENIFIINETQITPKQECFLKDFYNQKLSPELVTIILNDLAVFPILKDTLGYLAVRLELANDEVRYALIEIPKTINRFVVLPSEDEKQYVILIDDVIRFKLKNIFNIFDYKSVSAHMIKITRDAQLDIDSDLSKSMLEKIASSVKDRRIGEPVRFIYDNLIEEDTLQFFLDKMKIVETDSIIPGGRYHNRRDYMSFPNLGRYDLLYKPNEPMPVPGLSLEGSILEKISKKDYLVHAPYQSFSYLTKFLREAALDPKVTSIKITLYRLAKNSQVISSLINAAKNGKRVVVQIELQARFDEASNISYAEQMQTEGIELIFGIKGLKVHSKICVIERLEEGKNRRYGFISTGNFNESTAKIYTDVTLLTCHQGILKDISKIFEFFDINYRVHRYKHLIVSPHYTRTKFIKLIDREILHALAGRKTHIKLKMNSLSDFKMIDKLYEASNAGVKIQLQVRGICSLIPGIPGMSENIEAISIVDNYLEHSRVYIFGNAGLTEVYISSADFMTRNLDGRVEVTCPIYDLEIKKELIDNFNIAWKGNVKVRYHSYKLDNKYKPKNHHAPFRAQFETYKYYQNKVAILEEVPQKVN
- a CDS encoding SixA phosphatase family protein, translating into MKNLILIRHAKSSWEAPLKDFDRPLMKRGILDAHDVSLNISEYLPKTYIMWSSTAARASETALIFAQNISYPLESIVFRDDLYTFDEKQLEKVIKSCDNSFESVILFGHNEAITNFVNKFGDVFIENVPTSGFVSLQFDANSWDTIHKGKTHKTIFPKDLK